A stretch of Apodemus sylvaticus chromosome 18, mApoSyl1.1, whole genome shotgun sequence DNA encodes these proteins:
- the LOC127668933 gene encoding zinc finger protein 14-like, which translates to METAIVGLSRPEEGLVSFEDLVVHFTQDEWDLLDPSQKTLYGDVMLETFRNFTATGYEWEDETVEDQCEDPEINLRNIVSHSEYTQYEHEEFEEKPPDSSFLESIEGCMETKTSSGPSVCEVCLKTFGLYHLTYNGHHNYDYKELRGSQTEENDSEGNQCEKTSGSLQKEEKIHTGKKLYVCQECGKAFRYPSALQLHERIHTGEKPYECKDCGKAFRGLSALHLHERIHTGEKPYECKQCGRAFTYLSALQLHERIHTEERPCECKQCGKTFRYSRALKLHERIHTGEKPYECKQCGKFFRSHRTLKLHKRIHTGEKPYECKECGKAFRWLTSLKLHEKIHTGEKPYECQECGKAFRCQASYHRHKITHGGETLYECKECGKSFIYPSLLQVHERTHTGEKPFECKLCGKAFRCQSSLRLHERTHTGEKPYDCKHCGKAFSSYNYLRFHERSHTGEKPYECKDCGKTFTHRSYLRSHERRHTGEKPYQCVQCGRSFSRHSSFKRHQSVHGENPYEQYLIPLSPFPSKE; encoded by the exons ATGGAGACAGCCATCGTCGGACTGTCCAGGCCTGAGGAG GGTTTGGTGAGCTTTGAGGATCTGGTGGTGCACTTCACCCAGGATGAGTGGGatttgctggatccttctcaGAAGACTCTCTAtggagatgtgatgctggagaccttcAGGAACTTCACTGCCACAG GATATGAATGGGAAGATGAGACAGTTGAAGACCAGTGTGAAGATCCTGAAATTAATCTAAG GAACATCGTCTCTCACTCTGAATACACACAGTATGAACAtgaggaatttgaagagaagccACCTGATTCTAGTTTTCTCGAAAGTATTGAAGGATGCATGGAAACTAAGACTTCGAGTGGACCCTCTGTGTGTGAGGTATGTTTAAAGACCTTTGGACTGTACCACCTAACTTATAATGGACATCACAACTACGACTACAAGGAACTCAGAGGAAGCCAGACTGAGGAAAATGACTCTGAAGGTAATCAGTGTGAGAAAACTTCCGGCTCccttcaaaaagaagaaaaaattcatACTGGGAAAAAACTCTATGTGTGTCAAGAGTGTGGGAAAGCGTTTAGGTATCCCAGTGCCCTTCAATTACacgaaagaattcatactggagaaaaaccgtATGAGTGTAAGGACTGTGGGAAAGCCTTTAGAGGTCTCAGTGCCCTTCACTTACATGAAAGAATCCACACTGGAGAAAAGCCCTATGAGTGTAAGCAGTGTGGGAGAGCCTTCACTTACCTCAGTGCCCTTCAACTGCATGAAAGAATTCACACTGAGGAAAGACCCTGTGAGTGTAAACAGTGCGGTAAAACCTTTAGATATAGCAGGGCCCTCAAATtacatgaaagaattcataccGGAGAAAAGccctatgaatgtaaacaatgtgggaAATTTTTCAGAAGTCACAGGACCCTTAAGTTACATAAACGAATTCACACCGGAGAAAAACCCTATGAATGCAaagagtgtgggaaagcctttagaTGGCTCACTTCTCTGAAGTTACATGAGAAGAtccatactggagaaaaaccctatGAATGCCAGGAGTGTGGGAAAGCTTTCCGGTGCCAGGCCTCCtatcatagacataaaataactCATGGTGGAGAGACATTGTATGAATGTAAAGAGTGTGGGAAGTCCTTCATTTATCCCTCTTTACTTCAAGTGCACGAAAGAACTCACACTGGTGAAAAGCCCTTTGAGTGTAAGCTCTGCGGTAAAGCCTTTAGGTGTCAGTCCTCGCTTCGACTGCACGAGAGAACACACACCGGGGAAAAACCCTATGACTGTAAGCACTGTGGCAAAGCCTTTTCAAGTTATAATTACCTTCGATTTCATGAAAGGAGCCACACCGGAGAGAAGCCCTACGAATGTAAGGACTGCGGTAAAACCTTCACACATCGCTCTTACCTTCGATCCCATGAAAGAAGGCATACCGGGGAGAAACCGTACCAGTGTGTGCAGTGTGGCAGATCCTTCAGCCGGCATAGTTCCTTTAAGAGACATCAGTCTGTTCACGGAGAAAACCCATATGAACAGTATCTAATTCCATTATCCCCATTTCCTTCAAAGGAATGA